A portion of the Meriones unguiculatus strain TT.TT164.6M chromosome 11, Bangor_MerUng_6.1, whole genome shotgun sequence genome contains these proteins:
- the Snrnp25 gene encoding U11/U12 small nuclear ribonucleoprotein 25 kDa protein isoform X2, with amino-acid sequence MVVQDPLLCDLPIQVTLEEVNSQIALEYGQAMTVRVCKMDGEVMPVVVVQNATVLDLKKAIQRSYVWRTYHLISAGEKLTEDRKKLRDYGIRNRDEVSFIKKLRQK; translated from the exons ATGGTGGTGCAGGACCCGCTGCTCTGCGACCTTCCCATCCAG GTTACTTTAGAAGAGGTCAACTCCCAGATCGCACTGGAATATGGCCAAGCAATGACTGTCCGAGTGTGCAAGATGGATGGAGAGGTAATGC CTGTGGTGGTCGTCCAGAACGCCACGGTCCTGGACCTGAAGAAGGCTATCCAGAG GTCCTACGTGTGGCGGACGTACCATCTGATCTCGGCTGGGGAGAAGCTcacagaggacaggaagaagcTCAGAGA TTATGGCATCCGGAATCGAGATGAGGTTTCCtttatcaagaagctgaggcagaagtga
- the Snrnp25 gene encoding U11/U12 small nuclear ribonucleoprotein 25 kDa protein isoform X1 has translation MVVQDPLLCDLPIQVTLEEVNSQIALEYGQAMTVRVCKMDGEVMPVVVVQNATVLDLKKAIQRYVQLKQEREGGIQHISWSYVWRTYHLISAGEKLTEDRKKLRDYGIRNRDEVSFIKKLRQK, from the exons ATGGTGGTGCAGGACCCGCTGCTCTGCGACCTTCCCATCCAG GTTACTTTAGAAGAGGTCAACTCCCAGATCGCACTGGAATATGGCCAAGCAATGACTGTCCGAGTGTGCAAGATGGATGGAGAGGTAATGC CTGTGGTGGTCGTCCAGAACGCCACGGTCCTGGACCTGAAGAAGGCTATCCAGAGGTACGTGCAGCTCAAGCAGGAGCGGGAAGGAGGCATTCAGCACATCAGCTG GTCCTACGTGTGGCGGACGTACCATCTGATCTCGGCTGGGGAGAAGCTcacagaggacaggaagaagcTCAGAGA TTATGGCATCCGGAATCGAGATGAGGTTTCCtttatcaagaagctgaggcagaagtga